In one window of Frigoriglobus tundricola DNA:
- a CDS encoding TIGR02996 domain-containing protein: protein MTDRDLLLRAVMAHPADDVPRLMFADWL from the coding sequence ATGACCGATCGTGACCTTTTGCTTCGCGCGGTGATGGCGCACCCGGCGGACGACGTCCCACGGCTCATGTTCGCCGACTGGCTTTAG